The Aestuariirhabdus haliotis genomic interval GCCGCTGATCCGTTTCACAGAAAGGACCCATAATTTCTGGAAGTCGACTATTTGACCATATGTCGGACATTACCTATTGTATGTATGACATACATAGGCGATCTTTTTTATCCATGTCAGATACGACACCCCATTCTGCACCAGCCCGCACCGATATCACCGAACGTATCGCCGAGGCGATCTTCTCCGGGCATTACCAGCCCGAAAGCTTGCTCCCGCGAGAGGTCGACCTGTGCGAGCAATACGGCGTCAGCCGCAGCACCATGCGCAATACCCTGCACACCTTTGTTGCCAAGGGTATTCTGAAACGCATTTCCGGCAAGGGCACTCGAGTTCAGGAGATGTCCGAGTGGCATCTGCTGGATCCCCGCGTGATGCGCTGGATGGCCGCCCACGGCAGCGATAACCAGCGTTTCGAGCGCGAGATGTACGCGTTTCGCGTTGCCGTCGAACCCTTTGTCACCTCAATGGCCGCCCAGCTGGCTACAGCCAGTGACCTGGTGGCGATAGAAGCCGCCTTCGACGGCATGATCGCGGCATCCCAACAAGCCGACCTGATGTGGCAAGGGCGTAGCCATAACGATTATGACGTCTCTTTTCATGAAGCCATTTTCGCGGCTTCGCACAATATGATCTGGACGCAACTGAGCCATCTGTTGCGGCCCTCGATCACCCTATTGGTAGAAAAATCCAACCACAGTGCCGATGAGCTTCAGGACAGTATGGAGCGACATCGCAAGGTGATGGAAGCCATTCGTTTGCGTCAACCGGAGGCGGCTTATACGGCCGCCCTGGGCGTACTCGAACGGACAGGTCGTGATCTGGGCGTGGAAGAGCAGCCTGGTGACCTCCCCCTGCTGCCCCCTTTGGGAGCAGCGCTCTAATGATGCGGCGCTTTGCCGTTTGTTTGATTTAACAACAACAAGAAAACATCAACTAACTCACAGGAAATCCTCATGATGAATAGAAAATCCTTGAAGTGGCTGGGTCATGCCTCTGTGGCGGCTCTGTTTGGTTTGGTAGGAATGACAGCGCAGGCAGCAGACTATAACTGGACCTTCCAGACCTCGGAAAACGCGGGCGAACCCCAGTTCGAAATCAAGAAACAGTGGGCCGAAAACGTTAAGTTGATGTCCGGCGGCAAAATCGAGATTGAAATTCTGCCCGTTAACGCCGTGGTCAAAGCCAATCAGACCCTGGATGCGGTGAGCTCGGGCATTCTGCAGGGCCACCTGACCGATCCCAGCTATTTCTCGGGTCGCGATCCCGCCTTTGGCATGCTCGGCAATCTGGTCGGTGCCTGGGGCGATCCGCTGGAGTTCCTCGATTATATGAAATACAACGGCGGCGAGCAGATCTATAACGAGCTGGTTGAGCCCTACGGCGTGCACCTGATCGGCGCGGCGGCCACCGGCCTCGAAGCCTTCGTTTCCAAGAAGCCGCTGCGTACCGTGGAAGATATGAAAGGCCTGAAGCTGCGCGCCCCCGAAGGTATGGTTTACAACATTTTCCAGAAAGCCGGCGCAACACCGGTTAACCTGCCGGGCTCCGAGGTTTACACCGCGCTGGAGAAAGGCGTTATCGATGCCGCGGACTACACCGTATTTTCGACCAATTACGATCAGGGTCTGATGAGCTTCGCCAAGTACCCTAACTACCCGGGTTTCCATTCCCTGCCAATGGTGTCGGTCTCCCTCAACAAAGAGATCTGGGACGGGCTGACTCCGGAACTGCAAGCGATTCTGGAAACCTCGGTCGACGCTATGGCTTACGAAATGGTTGCTAAACTCAAAGCACGCGACCTGATTGCGGTGAAGAAAGCCCGCGCCGACAGCTCTATCACCATCATCGATATGGCTCCGGAAGAGCGCGCCAAATTCCGCAACATCGCCAAGCAGGAATGGGAAGTCTGGGCCAAGAAGAGCCCAATGAATCAGAAAATTTACGATTCGGTTGTCGCCTACCTGAGCGATCGCAATCTGATGTGACTATTCGGGAAGCCTGTGCTTCCCCATATTCCTCAACCTTGACAACGGGCCGGACACGGCCCGTATTTCGATGGCTATGACGCTCTTGCGGAGGATCAATGCCCAGTTCCAGCAATTCCCCGGGCCCCTACCCGGCTTCTGATCAGAGGGCAGACCCTTTGATCGCACCAGAAGCGAAAATCACCGACGGTGCTCGCAACGATCTGGATCGCTTTATTATCAACAGCGGCTCCCTGGCGGCCTGGCTGGTATTTGTGGCCATGTCGATCAGCGTCTTCGAAGTCTTTATGCGCTATGGGTTTGATTCCCCCACCTCCTGGGTGCATGAATCTGTGGTCTTTGTCATCGCGGTCTGTTTTTCCCTCGGCGGCCCTGTGGCTCTTGCGAGCAATCGTCACATTCGTGTGCGCGTGCTTTACGACCATGTCAGCCCCGCCATCCGCATCTGGATGGACCGCTTTAATGATCTGGTGACGCTCTGCTTTTGCGTTGTCATGTCCTACGCCGG includes:
- a CDS encoding FadR/GntR family transcriptional regulator, which translates into the protein MSDTTPHSAPARTDITERIAEAIFSGHYQPESLLPREVDLCEQYGVSRSTMRNTLHTFVAKGILKRISGKGTRVQEMSEWHLLDPRVMRWMAAHGSDNQRFEREMYAFRVAVEPFVTSMAAQLATASDLVAIEAAFDGMIAASQQADLMWQGRSHNDYDVSFHEAIFAASHNMIWTQLSHLLRPSITLLVEKSNHSADELQDSMERHRKVMEAIRLRQPEAAYTAALGVLERTGRDLGVEEQPGDLPLLPPLGAAL
- a CDS encoding TRAP transporter substrate-binding protein translates to MMNRKSLKWLGHASVAALFGLVGMTAQAADYNWTFQTSENAGEPQFEIKKQWAENVKLMSGGKIEIEILPVNAVVKANQTLDAVSSGILQGHLTDPSYFSGRDPAFGMLGNLVGAWGDPLEFLDYMKYNGGEQIYNELVEPYGVHLIGAAATGLEAFVSKKPLRTVEDMKGLKLRAPEGMVYNIFQKAGATPVNLPGSEVYTALEKGVIDAADYTVFSTNYDQGLMSFAKYPNYPGFHSLPMVSVSLNKEIWDGLTPELQAILETSVDAMAYEMVAKLKARDLIAVKKARADSSITIIDMAPEERAKFRNIAKQEWEVWAKKSPMNQKIYDSVVAYLSDRNLM
- a CDS encoding TRAP transporter small permease subunit → MPSSSNSPGPYPASDQRADPLIAPEAKITDGARNDLDRFIINSGSLAAWLVFVAMSISVFEVFMRYGFDSPTSWVHESVVFVIAVCFSLGGPVALASNRHIRVRVLYDHVSPAIRIWMDRFNDLVTLCFCVVMSYAGFKMFWSASHNPMGDWQLERSGTSWNPPFPAMAKAFILLALALMTLQALLHLIESCKRSARNPEAD